The window GAGAGTTACAATATATAGAGCTCTAGAGATTAGATCGGCCAAACTAATTTACAAGAGATCTATTACAACAAGACTACAACAACTGCAACTTAGTAAAGGCCGATCATATCTCTGAGAGTCCTAACAGATTACATTATCTAACAATGATATGATCTCAATTATTTTTTGTGAAAGATAGCACTAATAAATGATCTTTATATAACATATTACAAGATCCATGTGGGAAAAAATTTCTGGTCTTGGTATTTTGTTATCTTAACACAAGGCGTTATTTCAACATTTCCTCTTCATGTACATTAATAGAAAGAGTTCTATCCTAGTGAGTCTGATAACCTTATATCATGAAATGAAaggttttgtttttttcttctgtGGAAATAACTCAGCATACACACTTCCATCCAAACAATGAAGCATCAAAGCAAAATAAATTGGTGTGCAAGACTAAAGTAATGCTCCTTCTATTAGAGAAATAATCCAAGCTAAAACTACAACATTACATCATCGCTGTTGATATTTAAAATCTGAATAGCTAATTGTGCACCATGCAATCTAGCTTGAATCCTAACAGTAATTGTATATGAAGAATTACTACAACGTCTGTGTTAATTATTTTTTGAGGGGCGTCTATGTTAATTAGGAAACGTATAAAATGACTTTAATACAAAGGTCAGGTACACATACTTTTATCTTGAAAAGCACATTCTGATAGGGCTATCTTGTACATGTAACATCTACTTCGAAGTCCAAACATTAAACATATAAAATAACTAACTGGACCGTTTTGTTTCACTCTACATTGCTAGCATGAAAGCTGTGATAGACCGGTACGGGAAGGCAAAAGAGGAGCAGCTTGGCGTGAACAATGCAACTTCAGAACTTATGGTACGGTGAGAAATAATTAAGTACGTACATGTATATATGTTGTTAATCGTTAGTAGCTGACTACAGAACTTTGGTGTGGCACATGTGTCATGTGATGTTAGTCTGGCCGTCTGGCCAAAGGTCAGGTGCTATTCGTCCTTTAGGTTTCTTTTCTGATTAGTATATATGGTATGATTTTGTCTCTGATTCGTTCACGTATGTGTAAGTATGTGCTGCATCACTGCCAAAAAGTGATTCTGTGATCCTTTGTTAATTTTGGGGGAAAACATTGAGGGTACTGTTTGAATAAAGTTTATTAGTTAGTAGTAGTGCTTAAAAGGTGTCAACCACCAGTGGTTGGAGTTTAGAAGAAGAAATATATAACTAAGTTTTGCATAGCTTTTACTTCAACAACTCCAGGAAAAAAACCAATTAAACAGAACATGTGCCAAATAAATAATCAAGGTTTTGCCACAAACTATCAATAAATAAGAAATATATATGAGTATAAACTAATAATAAGCAACAGCTGCATTCAAAGCTTCTCTCTGGTTCTGTACTGTGCATTgtaaagtactccctccgtcccaaagtAAATGCAATTCTAAAACTGGACATGCAGACCAATGCATGAtgtaaaattacaaaaataccttTTATCTTTTGTGAGAAGGATCAGTATACCGTCTTATCTTTTTTATAAGAAGACTCCGGATACTCTTATCTTTTATGGTAGTTGGGTCAAATTAGCAGTTTTTTTGGACAAATTTCAAActctatatgtgtaattattttgggatggagggagtaggggCAAGAACACAAGTATCCTATCAAACTATTGGAGTGTAGAAAGAAATCTCAAGGACATGATATGTGGGAACGGTAGGATTAACAACTTATTCATGAACTCCTGACAtatctaagagcaactccaaccctCCTCTTACTTTTAACCCCTTGTTCTGGCGAAAAAACAGTCTCTCATCCTATTTCTATATCCTACTTCGAATTCACACGAGCTCCAAACCTGCAGAAATCACTTAGACGAAGTTCCGGAGTGCACCTCCTAGATTTGGAGGTTGAGACTGCCGGATGAGAAGCCTTCCAAGTTTAGGGAGCATATATACGAGGTGTCCATTGAGTCTCTCTCCTAATAAGCTTAGAGTTGGAGTAGGATGAGAGGTGATTTGAAGTTACTCTAACAATTTAGACGTTAGTCACATCGCACATATACTATTTGAGCGACTAACTACAAACCTTATTAGGAATATTTTGAGCCCAGTGTCATACCTAGGGGCGGAGCCAGCATGGGGGcaaggggggctcaagccccctacCCTAGGAACTCCATTGGAGGCAAAGATGAAGGACCAGAAACTCCATTGGAGGCAAAgatgaaggaggaggaggagagaggggaaatgaggaagaagaagagggaggaagaggaaggagcacCCCTAGGTGCTGGGTTTGGCTCCACCATTGCTTATACCTTAAGTGATCTTATCCTATCTGATCTACCAATCAGACAAGATGGGATGATTGCTCAAAATATACTATGAAACAGGATGATGATCCATCCCATCCTACATCATCCCAAAAGTCAAACACATCTTAATTTCTATGTTGTAGCAGATTTTTAGGCGATCTATTAAGCGTTTCTAGTTTATATTTAGGTGCCTGTGCTCTTATCTTTCATAAGATTGCAATGGGTGCCCACCGTGCGAAAATTGTTGAGAACTTGGTAATATAAGCATCTAGGAATTCTTCCGTACTGGCTCCATGTGCTTCGGCTTGATTATTTGATTCGTCACTAACCAGCCTTTTCTGTTTCGTTCCTCATAATAGCAAAAATGGTAATCGTATGATACACACGAAAAAAAAGGTGTGTCGATTTGTCAGCCTTGTTTTTCAAACTTTACAATGAATGGGGCCAATTGCTAGGCAGAAGACTTGTAGCTCTCTTTATTTAGGATAATTTACTTTGATATTTAAAGTTAGTTTTTTCTTAGATAAACCTAAGAGCATTTCTAATCGATCTCATTTCCAAATCTAACTACAGAGTTGATGCAAAAACATAACTCCAacggatttctttctctttttcccatACTTATTGGGATAAACTAATAATGCATCCTAAATAGAGGGGTTTGAATTCTTTCAATACGGAATTGGTTCAAGATAAAATTATTGATTGATGATGCAAGATCCATGCTAATGCAAGCTTATACTTGTGATCGCAGAGAGTATAAGGTTAGTGTGTCTACAAGGGGGTTGTCTGCGTATACAGCAAATCGGGATTATCATTTTCAGTATAGTCAACGAAGGGACTGATATACCCCCCTGTCCAACTTAGGATACGGCCAGACACCTGCTGGtgcaaacaaacaaacagaaAAACAGGACAGCTATCTACCAGCTTATTCGGTCCGGTCTTACAACAAACACGCACAAAATGAGATAGAAGAAAATACATGAATGGAAAAAAATGGACATCGTCCGCAACAGTTACAGAGGCTATACAGTCTTCACAGCAGTCAGCAGTCAGCTGGCGAAGCCACACATCTATGTCCCAAATCGAGGTTAAAGCCAAGACACCCCCAAGGTTCATCCtggtaaaagaaaaaaagaaaaagcagATGAAAAAGAGTGCACCGAAACAAAGACAAGTACAGGGTGCTTTAGCTTTCAACGCTAACCCAATAGTTTAGAAGTGGGCACAGTGATTACTGAATATGCTAACAATCTGAAGTTCCATTCGTGCTTCAGAGCTGGGCATAGTGATGGTTTAAACCATCCCTGCTACGGAACATGGCGCAAAAGGAGATGGCACCCTTTAAAATACATCTGTGAAGAAATTAACTGAAACTATGTCATTTGcacaagataaagaacatcaaAATAGCAAATGCTGGAACAACAGAACAATTAATCGATGTTAACTGACACTAGTATGAGACTGGTATCATGATTCATGTCGCTGGAAGAGCTGTATTAGGTATATACGATGCTAATAGACCACCTGCTAAGCATCTTTGCATGAGAGTCCGTTCCTGATGACTTTTCCTTTCTAATAATCAAGAAAATACCAGATGATCACCTACAGGCTACATGGTAATGTATTTTATGGCATGTATCTCCTTTTACACTTAGCTGCTCCACCGTTGTGTTAGGCAATATCAAGCCTTATAGATGTTGGAACTATGATACTATTCACTATGAGAATATCTAATGCTTTTTTTCCTAGAAAAagcaggagagctgcatatcattatattaagaagagaaCATAACAATGTCACAGAACTAAAACTACAAATGCTCATGAGAGAATGCAAGAGAGGGCATTCTTTAGGAAAATAGATAAACTAAACTCAATTTACCTTGAAATCAGGTTGGGTGACTGTAAGGCAacaatgttactctactgattgTTCCAACATAATGATCAGCTACAAACTCCTAAACTTAGTTAACATTGTATGAAGTGGAACAGTATCAATTATTAAATTTACAGTAACAAAGACCATAGCATACATGTTCAGATGTCTACTGTATAACTAAATTGCAGCATTATAGTTCCAAATGTTTGCATGTGAATTAAGCAGGCATGTTAACCCCCAATGCAAAGCATGTGCAGTTAGTGAGTATCGCTGAGTATTGATTAACTTTTAGCAGCACATTCATATATCATGAAACACATTTCTCGATTGTTTTCCAAAATTACTTTTGCAGCTCAGAAACTGAGAATACTTCTTATTTTACTTGTAGCTCTGGCAAAGGGAGGCAGCAAGCTTGAGGCAACAACTGCACAACTTGCAAGAAAGCCACAAGTATGATCTTCCAATTGattctgaaacaaaaaaaaacactaatTAAGACAAATTTTAGCTGCCATACCCGAACTTTATAAGAACTGTGTAAGCCAAAAATGAAACCTTCTCAGCCAGGATTGAGGGGAAAATCTAGGTATTCACTATTCAGGAAAAGAAATTGATACTCTCTCCTATCAATATAACAAACTGTTTCCCTTCAACCTGTGTACCCATTATTTTTACAGGGGGATTAGTTTCAATATCCTACCCAAGATAATGTGAGAAAATCTTTTGCGTTAATGTAGGCAACTAATGGGAGAGGAGCTTTCAGGCCTAGGTGTGAGGGACCTCCAAAGTTTAGAAAATCGTCTTGAGATGAGCCTACGTGGTGTCAGAATGAGGAAGGTTGTATTCTATATCCATTTTGTTTCcacattttgttttttttctgtttACTTCAATCTGATATGCAGTAAACATATATCAAACAGGACCATCTTTTGAAAAGTGAGATTCAAGAGTTACACAAGAAGGTTAAGCACTACAATCTGCCCTTTTATTATTTCAAACAAATGATTATGCATGGAAGTTGTTGCATCTAATTATATTGACGGTGATACAGGGTAGCATGATTCACCAGGAAAACATGGAACTCTGTAGAAGAGTAAATATCATGTCGCAACAAAAAATGGAACTGCATAGAAAGGTTTGACGTATGATCTTCTGCAAAAAAAACTTCAACAAAATAAAGATGCAATGTCGGCAGCTAACCTAAATGACTTCAATTTCAGCTCCAGGCCAGTGAACAAAGAGATGTTGCTGATGCAAATACAAGCTCTAGCACTCCCTACAGCTTTACTATTGCACACGATGCAGATGTCCCTACTAATCTTGAACAGATACAATCGCACCAAAAAGAGGGGGAGAACCACAAAACAGGGGCTCCAGAACTGgggtaaatattttttttctagaatgaAAAAGGTTGAGTTACTCCTAGAAGTATGAAGAATCCTAATGAAGAACATATGCCTTGATATGTTGCAGACTTCAACTGCACTAAAAAAATGCAGCAAAAGCTGGAAACTGTCATGGCCTTCCACCAATTTCACACGTGCGGAGCACTTTGGTTGCAATGAGTGTTTTGTGGAATATACTGAGTGGAAACTGGCTTGTGCACAGACTACATATATGACCAATCATGTATGTGATGCTCTACCATATTGAGAATGCCACGTTGGTTATTGTAACAACTAATAAGGTGTTTCAAAAAAACAATAAATATGGTACAATTGATTATTGTATTGTTGACTTTGAAGAATCATTAGCTCTTAATGCCTATATGCTTGAAAATGCTCTTTAGTTCAACAGATCATGCAACTAGCTTATTACAATCTTTTGACAAGTATGGCAAGCaagaattgatgtgccaatcaAAAATCAAATGTGCAATTGTATCATATATGATGATCAACAATGATGAGTAACTGGACTAAGTACAATGTATGTATGTGAGTATTTTTCTTGTTGAAAAGAAAATGTGGATCCTTGACAGCGACCAATGGTTATGCCAACATGCCCTAAAAAAAGGTTATGCCAACATGAAATGAAGCTGCTCAAGTACTTTATACTACTCTCATCTCATGACACTTCCTTATTTGATGCTATTGTCTTTTAACCATTACTTTACATGTACACTTAACAAAAAATGGTGTTGTCACTTTCAAATGGCAATCTAGATACTTCTGAACATATTAGTAGCCAAATTTTAAAAACCTGGTCTTGAACAATGAAAGTACTCAGTGACTATGCAGATTCTAAAGCACCAGTAAAAAGGAAAGGAAGGCATGTTAGTCGATCATAACTCGATGACTAGTTCTTGGTAGACCAAATAGGTATGTGGATTTGACTTGAAGTTGTAGTTACTAGTTTAAAGTATCTCATATTCTAGTTGAAGCACAGTTCAAGTTCAAGTGGATACAAAGAGTGTGATTTTACGCTTCATTGCTTATAGTTTGAACATTAAGTTGCATAGAGGAGAAAGACCCGTAGCGGTGAATTACAGGCCCATGAAGGCAAATGAACATTAGAAACAAAGGTCGTTGTTCCTGTTTGAAAGGATTTACAGGGTTGCAGCTTCAAGATCATTAGTTTCTTAGCGCCTATTTGCTTGAAGCCTTGAACGTGCTCTTTAGTTCAGCAGATTATTTTATATCTGTTGACATCAAAATTTTGCAGGTATAATTTTGGCAAGTAGAATTGAGCCGATGGGGAATTTTCAGGGAGGACGCTGGCACGTTCGACCCACGATTGCTAGGAGGTCTAGTCAAACCCGATGCTAGCACGATCAAGGTATGGTCAAAGATTAGTCAAAGGTGGCCCAGCAGCAGGCCATGACTCAGATGGGAGGGTGATCAGCCTGCTCAGTTCGCTGGACAGTATCACTGTACCTACAGTACCGGCACATTATGTGTGCCCACGAGTAATCTGTTAGGTTTCATGCACCAACTAGATGAACCCAAAAGCTGATGTGGGCAATTCACTAATACTTCACAACACTCCCACTCACATGCAGCCAAAACAAGGCGCAAATGTGGAAATAAAGAAGGGAGCGGAAGACTTAAAAAGATGCCTCTACCAAGActcgaactcgagacctctgAATTTGATACCATGTTAGGTTTCATACACCAACTAGatgaacccaaaagcttaagcttttgggaaGAGGTGGACAATCCACTAATACTTCACAACACTCCCACTCACATGCAGCCGGAACAAGGTGCAAACATGAAAATAAAGAAGGGAGCGGAGGACTTAAAAAATGCCTCTATCAAGActcgaactcgagacctctggctttgataccatattAAGTTGCATGCACCAATCAATTAAACACAAAAGTTTAAGCTTTTGGGAAGAAGTGGGCAATCTACTAATACTTCACAACATAATCGAGTCTCTACAGGAATTATCTGCTACAGTAACCAGCCGCTACAGTACACAGTCTCTCACAAAATCAGCCGCTATAGTGAATCAGCCACTCCCAACCAGCCAACCGTACAGCCTCGATGTCATCAGAAGATCCAAGATTCCAATTCTTTTGGAACATATACAGTAGACTTAGTTATTTCTTTTCCGTCAAGTTTGTTGGAGTCATGTTAGGTTAGGAGTTCTAGCTCAAGTGTGTTCTGTAAGACACATCATTAATACAACTTCTTTTCGGCATCACACCAAACCCTAGGAGTAGGAGTATAGTAGAATTCGGCGTATTCTTCGATGAACGGGGCTGCATTTGTTAGATCCAACCTCCGATTTGCTCGTCAGTATCGTCTTTACCAGATTTACTAAGTGATACGATCTCAGACTATCTCGGTTTGGTCTGAACTTTAAGTGATACGATCAAGTTAGATTTGTTGGCATGATTTGATTTGTTATGGCTCGACTTATTAATCGACTATGTTAGCCGATCACAGTCATGAGTTAAAGGTAAATTCTTTCGTAATTAGATTCATTGGCAAGTTTCATTTAATTTATCGCCCCGGCTGTTAGCGCTGTCTCGGTTAGATCCGATCCGActaatacaacaacaacaacaacaacacaacctttttttcccaagcaaattgggataggctagagatgaaccccaaaagaaataaagatcatggttcaggcacattgatagctagtctccaaacacttctatccaaagctatctatTAGAGATATTCAAATACTTAAGGTCCCTCTTAACTGACTCATCGCAAgttagtttaggtctacctctacccctctttacattatcgacccgctctaGAACCACACTACGCACCGACACCTCAGtaggcctccgttggacatgtccaaacaatctcaaccgatgttggaaaagtttctcctcaattggtgccaccccgaccctatcccgaatagctTCGTTCCGAACTCTATCCTTCCACCCTGTTCTgcttcagcagcctccagccaccagccagccaacagtgtttttctctcacaccactccagcagcagcctccagcaccagcacagcgaacaggGCCCTTGTGTGCccacaaaaccaccgcaacatctgcatctctgctacacttaGATC is drawn from Panicum virgatum strain AP13 chromosome 1N, P.virgatum_v5, whole genome shotgun sequence and contains these coding sequences:
- the LOC120657133 gene encoding MADS-box transcription factor 57-like, which encodes MGRGKIVIRRIDNSTSRQVTFSKRRNGLLKKAKELSILCDAEVGLIIFSSTSRLYEFSSTNMKAVIDRYGKAKEEQLGVNNATSELMLWQREAASLRQQLHNLQESHKQLMGEELSGLGVRDLQSLENRLEMSLRGVRMRKDHLLKSEIQELHKKGSMIHQENMELCRRVNIMSQQKMELHRKLQASEQRDVADANTSSSTPYSFTIAHDADVPTNLEQIQSHQKEGENHKTGAPELGLQLH